The following coding sequences lie in one Rhizobium rhododendri genomic window:
- a CDS encoding AtpZ/AtpI family protein, whose amino-acid sequence MVGDQDEGLEKRRAQLGAELANKRAATGEAERGEARAQASRKGYAQALKLSSEFVSAIIVGALIGYFLDRLAGTGPWGMIIFLLLGFCAGVLNVLRMAGKVSTPTVGDSKSDRK is encoded by the coding sequence ATGGTGGGGGATCAGGACGAAGGTCTTGAAAAGCGTAGGGCGCAATTGGGAGCCGAACTGGCAAACAAACGCGCTGCGACGGGGGAAGCCGAACGGGGGGAAGCTCGGGCTCAGGCCAGCCGCAAAGGCTATGCTCAAGCACTGAAACTCTCCAGCGAATTCGTTTCTGCCATCATTGTCGGCGCACTCATCGGCTACTTCTTGGACCGTCTGGCTGGCACCGGACCGTGGGGCATGATTATTTTCCTGCTCCTCGGGTTTTGTGCTGGTGTGCTGAATGTCTTGCGTATGGCCGGGAAGGTATCCACCCCAACGGTCGGCGACAGCAAGTCGGACAGGAAATAG
- a CDS encoding ribonuclease HII, which yields MTRRTPPDSPQLFEDLPLVPDFTLEHSARKAGHWPVAGTDEAGRGPLAGPVVAAAVILDPDNIPEGLNDSKQLSAARREELFEFIIATSTISIASSSAGRIDATDIRKASLDAMRRAVCGLAIAAGFVLVDGLDVPPGLPCSGRAVVKGDRRSLSIAAASILAKVTRDRMMVRAGMVFPAYGFAAHAGYATAVHRSSIELVGPCPLHRMSFRPMRKDVLANETP from the coding sequence ATGACACGTCGCACGCCACCCGATTCTCCTCAGCTCTTCGAAGACCTGCCGCTCGTCCCGGATTTCACGCTGGAGCACTCGGCGCGCAAAGCAGGCCACTGGCCGGTTGCCGGCACGGACGAGGCAGGCCGAGGTCCTCTCGCCGGGCCTGTCGTTGCTGCAGCCGTCATCCTCGATCCGGATAACATTCCCGAAGGCCTGAACGATTCCAAGCAATTGTCGGCTGCCAGACGGGAAGAGCTGTTCGAGTTCATCATTGCGACATCGACGATCTCCATCGCATCGTCCAGCGCCGGACGCATCGACGCGACCGATATTCGCAAGGCGAGCCTCGATGCCATGCGTCGGGCTGTCTGCGGTCTTGCGATCGCGGCAGGCTTCGTGCTTGTCGACGGGCTCGACGTGCCACCCGGCCTCCCCTGCTCCGGCAGGGCTGTGGTCAAGGGCGACCGGCGGTCGCTGTCGATCGCCGCGGCTTCGATCCTTGCCAAGGTAACGCGCGACCGGATGATGGTCAGGGCCGGCATGGTGTTTCCGGCCTATGGCTTTGCGGCACATGCCGGCTATGCCACCGCAGTTCATCGCAGCAGCATCGAACTCGTCGGCCCCTGCCCTCTGCACCGCATGAGCTTCCGGCCGATGCGCAAGGATGTCCTCGCCAACGAAACCCCCTAA
- a CDS encoding F0F1 ATP synthase subunit B: MEFHLDETFFALVGLLLFIALIVYMKVPGMMAKSLDERADQIRNDLSEAKRLREEAQHLLAEYQRKRKEAEVEAANIVASAAREAELLTAEAKKKTEEFVERRTAISEQKIKQAELDAIKEVRAAAVDLAIAAAQTVIASKADAGVQAKLFQAALGDVKASLN; encoded by the coding sequence ATGGAATTCCATCTGGACGAAACCTTCTTCGCCCTCGTTGGCCTGCTGCTGTTCATCGCCCTCATCGTCTACATGAAGGTTCCCGGCATGATGGCGAAGTCGCTCGACGAGCGCGCCGACCAGATCCGCAACGATCTGTCGGAAGCCAAGCGTCTGCGCGAGGAAGCCCAGCATCTGCTGGCCGAGTACCAGCGCAAGCGCAAGGAAGCGGAAGTCGAGGCGGCCAATATCGTTGCCTCTGCCGCTCGCGAAGCCGAGTTGCTGACAGCCGAAGCCAAGAAGAAGACGGAAGAATTCGTCGAACGCCGCACGGCAATTTCCGAGCAGAAGATCAAGCAGGCAGAGCTCGACGCCATCAAGGAAGTTCGCGCTGCCGCTGTCGACTTGGCAATCGCCGCAGCCCAAACCGTCATCGCCAGCAAGGCAGACGCCGGTGTTCAAGCGAAGCTGTTCCAGGCAGCGCTTGGCGACGTCAAGGCAAGCTTGAACTAA
- a CDS encoding F0F1 ATP synthase subunit B, with the protein MFVTPAYAEEAAPAPGEVHTETGVAPGHHASFPPFDPKTFPSALLWLVITFAIFYIVMQKVLVPRVGGILESRHARIAQDVEEAARLKAEADAAVATYERELAEARAKSNAIGAAARAEAKAKAEAERRAIEASLAEKIKTAEARIAEIKAKAFADVGAVAEEAASSVVEQLIGMPASQSEVAAAVANVKQEA; encoded by the coding sequence ATGTTTGTGACTCCGGCTTATGCTGAAGAAGCCGCGCCGGCACCCGGCGAAGTGCACACGGAAACGGGTGTGGCCCCAGGCCATCACGCGTCTTTCCCGCCCTTTGACCCCAAGACATTTCCGTCTGCGCTGCTTTGGCTGGTGATTACATTCGCCATCTTCTACATCGTCATGCAGAAAGTCCTCGTGCCACGCGTTGGCGGGATCCTCGAGAGCCGGCACGCCCGGATCGCGCAGGATGTCGAGGAAGCCGCACGCCTGAAGGCCGAAGCCGACGCCGCTGTCGCGACCTATGAGCGCGAACTGGCAGAAGCCCGTGCCAAGTCCAATGCTATCGGTGCCGCAGCCCGCGCCGAAGCAAAGGCGAAGGCGGAAGCCGAACGCCGTGCCATCGAGGCAAGCCTGGCCGAAAAGATCAAGACCGCCGAAGCACGGATCGCCGAAATCAAGGCGAAGGCATTTGCCGACGTCGGCGCTGTTGCCGAAGAGGCTGCGTCATCCGTGGTCGAGCAGCTGATCGGTATGCCGGCTTCGCAGTCCGAGGTTGCCGCTGCTGTCGCCAACGTCAAGCAGGAGGCATAA
- a CDS encoding F0F1 ATP synthase subunit A, with translation MANGPIHQFQINKIVPIEIGGLDFSFTNSSLFMVASVVLAGGFLYFATASRSLIPGRAQSVAEMSYEFIANILREGAGSAGMKFFPLVFTLFMFVLTANLLGMFPYFYTVTSQIIVTFALSMLVIGIVVVYGFFKHGLGFLKLFLPQGVPAVLLPLVISIEVISFLARPISLSVRLFANMLAGHITLKVFAGFVASLGALGALGIGGAILPLIMTVALTALEFLVAFLQAYVFAVLTCMYLNDALHPDGH, from the coding sequence GTGGCCAACGGTCCGATTCATCAATTCCAGATCAATAAGATCGTTCCGATCGAAATCGGCGGGCTGGATTTCTCATTCACCAATTCGTCGCTGTTCATGGTCGCATCGGTCGTTCTGGCTGGCGGATTTCTCTATTTCGCAACGGCGTCGCGCAGCCTGATCCCGGGCCGCGCCCAGTCCGTCGCCGAAATGTCCTACGAATTCATCGCCAATATCCTGCGTGAAGGTGCTGGCTCCGCCGGTATGAAATTCTTCCCGCTGGTCTTCACGCTGTTCATGTTCGTGCTGACCGCCAACCTGCTTGGCATGTTCCCCTATTTCTACACGGTAACAAGTCAGATTATCGTCACCTTCGCGTTGTCGATGCTGGTGATCGGCATTGTCGTGGTCTACGGCTTTTTCAAGCACGGCCTCGGCTTTCTGAAATTGTTTCTGCCGCAGGGCGTTCCCGCAGTGCTGCTACCCCTTGTCATTTCGATCGAGGTTATCTCGTTCCTGGCCCGGCCGATCAGCCTTTCCGTCCGTTTGTTTGCCAACATGCTGGCTGGTCACATCACGCTCAAGGTGTTCGCAGGCTTCGTTGCCTCGCTTGGAGCCCTTGGCGCGCTCGGCATCGGTGGTGCCATCCTGCCTCTCATCATGACCGTCGCTCTGACGGCCCTCGAATTTCTCGTGGCATTCCTGCAGGCCTACGTATTTGCAGTGCTGACATGCATGTATCTGAACGATGCGCTGCATCCGGACGGCCACTGA
- a CDS encoding F0F1 ATP synthase subunit C — protein MDAEAAKFIGAGIACIGMGGAGIGLGTIFGNYLSGALRNPSAADGQFGRLIFGFAVTEALGIFSLLVALLLLFAV, from the coding sequence ATGGACGCAGAAGCAGCAAAGTTCATCGGCGCCGGTATCGCTTGCATCGGCATGGGTGGCGCAGGCATCGGCCTCGGCACGATTTTCGGCAACTACCTGTCGGGCGCTCTTCGCAACCCGTCGGCTGCCGATGGCCAGTTCGGCCGTCTGATCTTCGGTTTCGCCGTTACGGAAGCTTTGGGCATCTTCTCGCTGCTCGTTGCTCTCCTCCTCCTCTTCGCCGTTTGA